The following proteins are encoded in a genomic region of Natrinema sp. DC36:
- a CDS encoding DUF373 family protein: MLLVLCVDLDDDLGRKTGFSTPVIGREPVEEAAVALATADPEDSDVNVIFQGLHVYDDLTERDESVEVAVVTGNDQGDVSANREVGDEVDTVLASLSTGEDVTALVVTDGAQDESVIPIIRSRVPIDGVRRVVVRQAQNLESMYYTIKQVLNDPETRGTVLIPLGILLLIYPLALIGTFLNLPGFVLGTTSALLGLYLISRGLGLGDRLDATVERARRSLYAGRTTLLAYVVAAALFVLGGVSGMDSLESVRRSTSGDLGVPVMLAALVYGSIHWFAAAGLTTSLGQITDEYIAGSLEWRYLNAPFYVLSIAIVLHAVSAFFLDDVEIAYLAAALTAGTLLGIVSTLTFAVAESRFSDSDREEGTRGAERV; this comes from the coding sequence ATGCTGCTGGTCCTCTGTGTCGACCTCGACGACGATCTCGGCCGCAAGACCGGTTTCTCGACGCCGGTTATCGGTCGCGAGCCCGTCGAGGAAGCGGCCGTCGCCCTCGCGACCGCCGACCCGGAGGACTCGGACGTCAACGTCATCTTTCAGGGGTTGCACGTCTACGACGACCTCACCGAGCGCGACGAGAGCGTCGAGGTCGCCGTCGTCACCGGGAACGACCAGGGCGACGTCAGCGCCAACCGCGAGGTCGGCGACGAGGTCGACACCGTCCTCGCAAGCCTCTCGACCGGCGAGGACGTCACCGCGCTCGTCGTCACCGACGGGGCTCAGGACGAGTCCGTTATCCCGATCATTCGCTCGCGGGTTCCTATCGACGGCGTTCGGCGAGTCGTCGTTCGACAGGCGCAGAACCTCGAGTCGATGTACTACACGATCAAGCAAGTGCTGAACGACCCCGAAACGCGCGGAACGGTGCTCATTCCGCTGGGAATACTACTGTTGATCTATCCGCTCGCGCTGATCGGGACCTTCCTGAATCTGCCGGGGTTCGTGCTGGGAACGACATCGGCGCTGCTCGGGCTCTATCTCATCTCGCGCGGGCTCGGCCTTGGTGACCGGCTGGACGCGACCGTCGAACGCGCCCGACGCTCGCTGTACGCCGGACGAACGACCCTTCTCGCGTACGTCGTCGCCGCCGCGTTGTTCGTTCTCGGGGGCGTCAGCGGGATGGACTCGCTCGAGTCGGTCCGTCGATCGACGTCCGGCGACCTCGGAGTCCCTGTTATGCTCGCCGCGCTCGTCTACGGCTCGATCCACTGGTTCGCCGCCGCGGGGCTGACCACCAGCCTCGGTCAGATCACCGACGAGTATATCGCGGGATCGCTCGAGTGGCGATACCTCAACGCGCCGTTTTACGTGCTCTCGATCGCGATCGTTCTCCACGCGGTGAGCGCGTTCTTCCTCGACGACGTCGAAATCGCCTACCTCGCGGCGGCGCTGACGGCGGGGACGCTACTGGGAATCGTGAGCACGCTCACGTTCGCCGTGGCGGAATCGCGGTTTTCCGACTCGGATCGAGAGGAGGGGACGCGAGGGGCCGAGCGGGTCTGA
- a CDS encoding electron transfer flavoprotein subunit beta/FixA family protein — translation MKILVTVKEVATVEDEFEIEGTEIADQYLGADLNEWDDYAIEEAVQLQEDGIADEVVTVTIGPEDCEQTIRQALAKGADRAVRVWDDSLEGVDLLDVNAKTEILSAVIEEEDPDLVLTGVQAGDDSFAATGVSVAENLGFQWGAVVNHLEHDLDDGVASVRRELEGGVEELTDLELPAVLTIQTGINEPRYASLRGIRQAQRKELDVKALADIGVDESTIESELTMTAMYEPESESDATFWEGSAEETASELGELLRDKGVAQ, via the coding sequence ATGAAAATTCTCGTTACGGTCAAAGAGGTAGCGACCGTCGAAGACGAGTTCGAAATCGAGGGAACCGAAATCGCGGACCAGTACCTCGGTGCCGATCTCAATGAGTGGGACGACTACGCGATCGAAGAGGCCGTCCAGCTCCAGGAAGACGGCATCGCCGACGAGGTCGTCACCGTCACCATCGGTCCGGAGGACTGCGAACAGACCATCCGACAGGCCCTCGCGAAGGGCGCCGACCGCGCCGTCCGCGTCTGGGACGACTCCCTCGAGGGAGTTGACCTGCTCGACGTCAACGCCAAGACGGAGATCCTCAGCGCCGTCATCGAGGAGGAAGATCCCGACCTCGTGCTGACCGGCGTTCAGGCCGGCGACGACAGCTTCGCCGCGACCGGCGTTTCGGTGGCCGAGAACCTCGGTTTCCAGTGGGGAGCCGTCGTCAACCACCTCGAGCACGATCTCGACGACGGCGTCGCCTCCGTGCGACGCGAACTCGAGGGCGGCGTCGAGGAGCTCACCGATCTCGAGCTGCCGGCCGTTTTGACGATCCAGACGGGGATCAACGAGCCTCGCTACGCCAGTCTTCGGGGCATCCGGCAGGCACAGCGGAAAGAACTCGACGTCAAGGCCCTGGCCGACATCGGCGTCGACGAGAGCACTATCGAATCCGAACTCACCATGACGGCCATGTACGAGCCCGAAAGCGAGAGCGACGCGACGTTCTGGGAGGGCAGCGCAGAGGAGACGGCCTCGGAGCTGGGTGAACTCCTCCGCGACAAGGGGGTGGCACAATGA
- a CDS encoding PAS domain S-box protein, protein MTGGIHVLCVDDDPDIRELTATVLERRNDDIDVRTARSGRDGLAVFDESAAEPDRDVDCVVSDYDMPDMDGLELLVAVRERDPTMPFILFTGKGSETIASEAISAGVTDYLQKGTSDQYTVLANRIENAVEKRRADRARRESERELEQYRVLVETASDAMYVLDDVGCVTIANAAFCDLLDVDHDRVVGGHISTFISRDSFERGVKTVRHLYSGGGESDCFECTLETHTDEQRVYEANVSVITDDTGEFAGSTAVIRDVTSRKQRERELAQYERIIELAPTALFILDADGSIAWCNDEFADAFAEDKAELLGMSFSELVDRGYYDEQVTTKYAEEVRNLLSSASDCDRAKYQIRFRSTDGAVLVHDAHTKLLPLEDGEFAGTIHAIRDITRRRHYRRELERQNDRLEEFTSLVSHDLRNPLNVAQGHLELLEERTDGQHVDKIRWSLSRMEELVDGLLELARQGKTIGEQEWFPLAPATREAWSTVDTGDARLEIDTDIEIYGDEARIRTLLENLFRNAVEHSSTGDRRGSRADDTGEHDTDGDDDETEPVVVTVGSLEADDYATGDDTRPNGFYVEDTGPGLPPDRESLFEFGYTTAADGTGLGLAIVDGIVTAHDWSITARDGSSGGARFEIDGVRTATADADGGPAVDETETDSTG, encoded by the coding sequence ATGACTGGCGGGATCCACGTTCTCTGTGTCGACGACGACCCAGACATCCGCGAGCTAACCGCCACCGTTCTCGAGCGTCGCAACGACGACATCGACGTGAGAACCGCGCGAAGCGGCCGTGACGGGCTGGCCGTCTTCGACGAGAGTGCCGCGGAGCCCGATCGCGATGTCGACTGCGTCGTCAGCGACTACGACATGCCCGACATGGACGGGCTCGAGTTGCTCGTCGCGGTACGGGAGCGCGATCCGACGATGCCGTTCATTCTGTTTACCGGAAAGGGGTCCGAAACGATCGCGAGCGAAGCGATCTCGGCGGGCGTCACCGACTACCTCCAGAAGGGGACCAGCGACCAGTACACCGTGCTGGCGAACCGAATCGAAAACGCCGTCGAGAAACGTCGCGCCGACCGAGCGCGACGCGAGAGCGAACGCGAACTCGAGCAGTACCGCGTGCTCGTCGAGACGGCCTCCGATGCGATGTACGTCCTCGACGACGTGGGATGCGTGACTATCGCAAACGCCGCGTTTTGCGATCTCCTCGACGTCGACCACGACCGCGTCGTGGGCGGCCACATTTCGACGTTCATCAGTAGAGACTCGTTCGAGCGCGGTGTCAAGACGGTTCGCCACCTGTATTCCGGCGGCGGAGAGTCGGACTGCTTCGAATGCACTCTCGAGACCCACACCGACGAGCAGCGCGTCTACGAGGCCAACGTGTCCGTCATCACCGACGACACCGGCGAGTTTGCCGGCTCGACGGCGGTCATCCGCGACGTAACGTCGCGGAAACAACGCGAACGCGAACTCGCGCAGTACGAACGAATTATCGAGCTCGCACCGACTGCCCTCTTCATTCTCGACGCGGACGGGTCGATCGCCTGGTGTAACGACGAGTTCGCCGACGCGTTCGCCGAGGACAAGGCGGAGCTACTCGGAATGTCGTTTTCGGAACTCGTCGACCGTGGCTACTACGACGAGCAGGTGACGACAAAGTACGCCGAGGAGGTACGGAACCTCCTCTCCTCGGCGAGCGACTGCGACCGAGCGAAGTATCAGATTCGGTTTCGCTCGACCGACGGCGCGGTGCTCGTTCACGACGCCCACACCAAGTTGCTCCCGCTCGAGGACGGGGAGTTCGCCGGGACGATCCACGCCATCCGCGACATCACCCGTCGGCGTCACTACCGGCGCGAACTCGAGCGACAGAACGACCGGCTGGAGGAGTTCACCAGCCTCGTGAGCCACGACCTGCGCAATCCGCTGAACGTCGCCCAGGGTCACCTCGAACTGCTCGAGGAGCGGACCGACGGCCAACACGTCGACAAAATCCGGTGGTCGCTGTCGCGGATGGAGGAACTCGTCGACGGACTGCTCGAACTGGCCCGCCAGGGGAAGACGATCGGCGAGCAGGAGTGGTTCCCGCTCGCGCCGGCGACTCGGGAAGCGTGGTCGACCGTCGATACCGGCGACGCCCGCCTCGAGATCGACACGGATATCGAGATCTACGGTGACGAGGCGAGGATTCGAACGCTACTCGAGAACCTGTTTCGAAATGCCGTCGAGCATAGCTCGACAGGCGATCGACGCGGTTCCCGTGCTGACGACACCGGAGAACACGATACGGACGGCGACGACGACGAGACCGAACCCGTCGTCGTCACTGTCGGCTCGCTCGAGGCGGACGATTACGCTACCGGCGACGACACGCGTCCGAACGGGTTCTACGTCGAGGATACGGGACCGGGACTGCCACCCGATCGCGAGTCGCTGTTCGAGTTCGGGTATACGACCGCGGCGGACGGAACCGGACTCGGACTGGCGATCGTCGATGGGATCGTGACGGCCCACGACTGGTCGATCACGGCTCGAGACGGGTCGTCCGGCGGTGCACGTTTCGAGATCGATGGCGTCAGAACTGCTACTGCCGATGCTGACGGCGGCCCTGCGGTCGACGAGACCGAGACCGACAGTACCGGTTGA
- a CDS encoding radical SAM protein — protein sequence MISKGCEQCAKGGKMVLFVYGYCDQRDCFYCPLGENRKNVTDVYANERLVESDEDVLTEAHRMDALGTSITGGEPQEALDRTCHYLELLKDEFGEDHHTHLYTGITGGRENMRRLSEAGLDEIRFHPPYEQWGDLHGTEWEDILYIAREEGLTPAFEIPGIRAEEEFLELIDEGAAEFCNVNEFEMSDGNYRRMQEQGFELKEDHMSAVDGSREEILETMGDHEKVYFCTSVFKDAAQHRRRLKRMARNVRREFDDVTDDGTLVYGKAYTDPERLETLGVPEEFYTVKTNHVEVAWWLLEEMIEEGDLEEGEIVEQYPTYDGQVVERTPLA from the coding sequence ATGATCTCGAAGGGCTGTGAGCAGTGCGCGAAAGGCGGCAAGATGGTGCTGTTCGTCTACGGTTACTGCGACCAGCGCGACTGCTTTTACTGCCCGCTCGGCGAGAACCGCAAGAACGTCACCGACGTCTACGCCAACGAGCGACTCGTCGAGAGCGACGAGGACGTCCTCACCGAGGCCCACCGGATGGACGCGCTGGGCACGTCGATCACCGGCGGCGAGCCCCAGGAAGCCCTCGACCGGACCTGTCACTACCTCGAGCTACTCAAAGACGAGTTCGGCGAGGACCACCACACGCACCTCTACACCGGCATCACCGGCGGCCGCGAGAACATGCGCCGCCTCTCGGAAGCCGGTCTCGACGAGATTCGCTTCCACCCGCCCTACGAACAGTGGGGCGACCTCCACGGCACCGAGTGGGAGGACATCCTCTACATCGCCCGCGAGGAGGGACTGACCCCTGCCTTCGAAATTCCCGGGATCCGCGCCGAGGAGGAGTTCCTCGAGTTGATCGACGAGGGAGCCGCCGAGTTCTGTAACGTCAACGAGTTCGAGATGAGCGACGGCAACTACCGCCGGATGCAAGAGCAGGGCTTCGAACTCAAAGAGGATCACATGAGCGCCGTCGACGGTTCCCGCGAGGAGATCCTCGAGACCATGGGCGACCACGAGAAGGTCTACTTCTGTACCTCCGTCTTCAAAGACGCGGCCCAGCACCGCCGGCGGCTCAAACGCATGGCCCGCAACGTCCGCCGCGAGTTCGACGACGTCACCGACGACGGAACGCTCGTCTACGGCAAGGCCTACACCGACCCCGAGCGCCTCGAGACACTCGGCGTCCCCGAGGAGTTCTATACCGTCAAAACGAACCACGTCGAGGTCGCCTGGTGGCTCTTGGAAGAGATGATCGAGGAAGGAGACCTCGAGGAGGGTGAAATCGTCGAGCAGTATCCGACCTACGATGGGCAGGTCGTCGAGCGGACGCCGCTCGCGTAG
- a CDS encoding electron transfer flavoprotein subunit alpha/FixB family protein, producing the protein MTDVLAITDHRRGDLRDVSYEIITAGRELADETGGDLHLAVISGTVDDFADKLNRDGVDTIHTVSHGEEFNHDVYTQAITQLYDELAPQYVLTPNSVNGLDYAPAVANQLDLPVVTDTIDLETDGETLIATREMYGGKVETTNELEGDAVVTIRSAEWPQAEGTGDASIEAFDADIDEDAIGSTVSGFEEVGGGDVDISEAELLVSIGRGIEEEENLDLIRDLADALGATLSSSRPIVDNGWLPKNRQVGQSGKVVTPDVYIAIGISGAVQHVAGMKGSDTIVAINTDPNAPIMDIADYAIVDDLFDVVPELIEEFQ; encoded by the coding sequence ATGACGGACGTTCTCGCGATCACGGATCACCGCCGCGGCGACCTGCGCGACGTCAGCTACGAGATCATCACCGCCGGGCGCGAACTCGCCGACGAAACCGGCGGCGACCTTCACCTCGCGGTCATCAGCGGCACCGTCGACGACTTCGCCGACAAGCTCAACCGTGACGGCGTCGACACCATCCACACCGTCTCCCACGGCGAGGAGTTCAACCACGACGTCTACACGCAGGCGATCACGCAGCTCTACGACGAACTCGCCCCGCAGTACGTCCTGACGCCCAACAGCGTCAACGGGCTCGATTACGCGCCCGCCGTCGCGAACCAGCTCGATCTCCCCGTCGTCACCGACACGATCGACCTCGAGACGGACGGCGAGACGCTGATCGCGACCCGCGAGATGTACGGCGGGAAGGTCGAGACGACCAACGAACTCGAGGGCGACGCGGTCGTCACGATCCGAAGTGCCGAATGGCCCCAGGCCGAAGGCACCGGCGACGCGTCGATCGAGGCCTTCGACGCCGACATCGACGAGGACGCAATCGGCTCGACCGTCAGCGGCTTCGAAGAGGTCGGCGGCGGCGACGTCGACATCAGCGAGGCCGAACTCCTCGTCTCGATCGGCCGCGGCATCGAGGAGGAGGAGAACCTCGATCTGATCCGCGATCTGGCGGACGCACTCGGTGCGACGCTGTCTTCCTCGCGACCGATCGTCGACAACGGCTGGTTGCCCAAGAACCGCCAGGTCGGCCAGTCCGGGAAGGTCGTCACGCCCGACGTCTACATCGCCATCGGTATCTCCGGCGCAGTCCAGCACGTCGCCGGCATGAAGGGCTCCGATACGATCGTCGCGATCAACACGGACCCCAACGCGCCGATCATGGACATCGCCGACTACGCGATCGTCGACGACCTCTTCGACGTCGTGCCGGAACTCATCGAAGAGTTCCAGTAA
- a CDS encoding polyprenyl synthetase family protein produces MELLERRRALIETRLIEVVEGVEPETLSEEIRHVALSGGKRVRPVVTLLACETVGGRAEDAVEFGVGIELVHTASLVVDDIIDRSELRRGTTSAWAEFGHGPAIITSDGLLGEAFALFSADPDATRVVADAMVELGVGEATELSAEPANEDEYMTLARRKTGALFRAAAELGAIAADSDPVTVDALGEYAERVGVAFQIRDDVLDAVADPEALGKPTGHDAALERPSVVQVTKLTPEEANDRARSEADRAIDALDRVEITDPDAREYLVELAEFVVDRER; encoded by the coding sequence ATGGAACTGCTGGAGCGCCGACGGGCGCTGATCGAGACGCGTCTCATCGAGGTGGTCGAGGGGGTCGAACCCGAGACGCTCTCCGAGGAAATTCGCCACGTCGCGCTCTCCGGGGGAAAGCGCGTCCGACCGGTGGTGACGTTGCTGGCCTGCGAAACCGTCGGCGGACGGGCCGAGGACGCCGTGGAGTTCGGCGTCGGGATCGAACTCGTCCACACGGCATCGCTGGTCGTCGACGACATCATCGACCGCTCCGAACTGCGGCGTGGGACGACCAGCGCCTGGGCCGAGTTCGGTCACGGCCCGGCGATCATCACGAGCGACGGGCTACTGGGCGAGGCGTTCGCGCTCTTTTCCGCCGATCCGGACGCGACCCGGGTCGTCGCCGACGCCATGGTCGAACTCGGCGTCGGCGAGGCGACCGAACTGTCGGCCGAACCCGCGAACGAGGACGAGTACATGACCCTCGCTCGGCGCAAGACCGGCGCGCTGTTTCGAGCCGCGGCGGAACTCGGCGCGATCGCCGCCGATTCCGACCCCGTTACCGTCGACGCGCTCGGCGAGTACGCCGAACGGGTCGGCGTCGCCTTCCAGATCAGGGACGACGTGTTAGACGCCGTCGCCGATCCAGAGGCGCTGGGCAAACCGACCGGCCACGACGCCGCCCTCGAGCGGCCGTCGGTCGTCCAGGTGACTAAGCTCACGCCCGAGGAGGCGAACGATCGCGCGCGTAGCGAAGCTGATCGGGCGATCGACGCCCTGGATCGGGTCGAAATCACCGATCCCGACGCGCGAGAATACCTGGTCGAACTGGCCGAGTTCGTCGTCGACCGCGAGCGATAA